The following nucleotide sequence is from Eubacterium sp. 1001713B170207_170306_E7.
GGGGGTTTTTATTTATTTTTTAACTTTAAAGCCGTCGGTCATTACCTTGATGACATCGCACACGATTTTGGACTGCTCGTCATTCAGCCCCTCCATTGCAGTGGACAGAAAGTGAATCCGGCTGGTAAACGACTCGACGGGGAAATCAGCAAGAAGTGCGCTGACAGGAATCTCCAGTGCGTCGGAGATGGTGATGAGCGTTTCAAGCTTGGGCAGATGGGTTCCGCGTTCCAGCATGCTCAGATAATTCGGCGTGATATGAACGCGCTCCGCAAGCTGGTACTGCGTCAGTTTTTTATTGAGACGGGCTTCACGAATATGCCTGCCAATAACTTTATTATCCATTGTAAATAACTCCTCTGCGTGAGATTGGGGCAATAAAAAGACCCCGGCATAAACCAAGGGCAGGGAGATTGCATTCAGTAAGTTAAATACCCGAGCAACCGGCTGTCGTTTCATTTTTAAATGAATTAGACCCTTGGCTTTGCGTCACTACTTTTCAGTAGTTTTGCCCTATTTCAAAATGATTCGGATGTATAGTATTTACTATAACTCACAATGCGAATGAAGTCAATATTCAATTATAGTTTTGTCTAAGAATTTAAACAATTAATTCAGTGATTTGTTATTTTGAAATGGTCACACATCAGTTTGACCATATTCTCAACTAATGCGAGCTGCTCCTCTGTCAAATCGTCGGACAGAATATGGAGTGCCGCGCGCGAGTCGTCCCGGTTCTCTGCAGGTTCTTCCATCAGGAGGTCATCGGCGGAGACAGACAGAATGTTGGCCAGCCGGATAAAGGTTTCCAGCCGGGGCAGCTGCGCGCCCCTTTCAATAATACTGAGGTAGGTGGGGGTGATACCGGCTTTTTTTGCCAGCTGGTTTTGTGTAAGATGGGCATCTTTTCGAAACTGGCGAAGCCGCTGCCCGAGGTATTTACTGTTCATCTGAAGTTCCTCCCGAGTATTTGACAGATAAGATTGAGAATAAGGAATCTATAAACAATTTTCATAGTAACATATTTTTGTAAAAGGTTCAAGGGTTTTAGAAATAATAGTTATAAATATGGAATAAAAAAAGAAACGCCCTGTATTGTGAAAAAAAATTTAATAAAAAGTAGTTCGATAAAAAAAGACCATGCT
It contains:
- a CDS encoding helix-turn-helix transcriptional regulator, with amino-acid sequence MDNKVIGRHIREARLNKKLTQYQLAERVHITPNYLSMLERGTHLPKLETLITISDALEIPVSALLADFPVESFTSRIHFLSTAMEGLNDEQSKIVCDVIKVMTDGFKVKK
- a CDS encoding helix-turn-helix transcriptional regulator — translated: MNSKYLGQRLRQFRKDAHLTQNQLAKKAGITPTYLSIIERGAQLPRLETFIRLANILSVSADDLLMEEPAENRDDSRAALHILSDDLTEEQLALVENMVKLMCDHFKITNH